Proteins co-encoded in one Strix uralensis isolate ZFMK-TIS-50842 chromosome 2, bStrUra1, whole genome shotgun sequence genomic window:
- the LOC141939670 gene encoding uncharacterized protein LOC141939670, whose amino-acid sequence MKANRTEITKKMLGREAHCPIPDDQDASESEEDDSEEENSKSLCTFSEGSEDPVTVCEEQPNGDDESLKEAAVVSRERFPVTVSEVSVMSNSALEKELPVESDCSLLIDVIPFSTENLTKNSFNDEETNQKHKENLCRSSFLKISSEKNSIQKPEGVSEDCNMPLLSTENKLGSYQITCEPDVEAKLLNLNEEKEISQCYNSNVHDYVPDNNTEDKGALKAEENSSNAWAFFSLNLPTEELQLGFDTQFSLSSWSEDKFVGEQRPKKMRKPKQTHMNSSTQLNCYQSNGGLVKENHQVTVTEEAGNVIRNGLLASPGGEVHFDSLVEARATFMQCSSEVNVPRNDAAPITSKRKRYRRIVNLAPKFNLPRQIAGSTEGGKEVPIKDDVPQKSVLEVRQKSFLRKDCGEEREQDRALQEYSAPYSGTEATYSLPTLDEDALLHDISYIHVGQSSMPKYSCRTCVVSRTNEKQARTFKQQQVVDKKEGKSDQVSSEVTNSQPDILTSVKVVSEYPEDFSILASCGENVHEADDPEPAEASQLENNQDVNMKCSFLGLPLSLGFAFQLVQLFGSPGLPLESLLPDDYIVPLDWKVSKMIYLLWKTSVEEKQKTDGLQNGSALADDTVSLEDKNHQENQDSSETLPEMELFQGVIEENIMTYTSTGCLDAVFHQL is encoded by the exons atgaaagccaaTCGTACAGAAATTACGAAGAAAATGTTAGGCAGAGAAGCTCATTGTCCAATTCCAGATGACCAGGATGCATCAGAAAGTGAAGAGGATgattcagaagaagaaaacagcaaatcgTTGTGTACATTCAGTGAAGGTTCAGAGGATCCAGTAACAGTTTGTGAGGAGCAGCCTAATGGTGATGATGAAAGCCTAAAAGAAGCTGCAGTGGTTTCAAGAGAAAGGTTTCCTGTCACTGTGTCTGAGGTCTCAGTGATGTCTAACAGTGCATTGGAAAAGGAATTGCCTGTAGAAAGTGACTGTTCACTTCTAATAGATGTAATacctttttctactgaaaacctAACCAAAAATTCATTCAATGATGAGGAAACAAATCAGAAGCACAAAGAAAATCTTTGCAGAAGCAGTTTTCTAAAAATAAGCAGTGAGAAAAATTCCATCCAAAAACCAGAAGGAGTCTCTGAAGATTGTAACATGCCACTGTtaagcacagaaaacaaactcGGATCATATCAAATTACATGTGAACCTGACGTGGAAGCTAAGCTGttaaatttaaatgaagaaaaagaaatctctcagTGTTACAATTCAAATGTACATGATTACGTGCCTGATAATAACACAGAGGACAAAGGTGcattaaaagcagaagagaatagCTCTAATGCCTGGgcatttttttcacttaatttacCTACTGAGGAATTGCAGCTGGGCTTTGATACacaattttctctctcttcttggtCTGAGGATAAATTTGTAGGTGAACAAAGACCCAAAAAAATGAGGAAACCTAAACAGACTCATATGAACAGTTCAACACAGCTAAACTGCTATCAGTCAAATGGAGGATTGGTAAAGGAAAACCATCAGGTAACAGTAACCGAGGAGGCTGGCAATGTAATAAGGAATGGTCTGTTGGCATCTCCAGGTGGTGAAGTGCACTTTGATTCTCTTGTGGAAGCCAGGGCCACCTTCATGCAGTGTTCGAGTGAAGTAAATGTTCCAAGAAATGATGCTGCACCAATTACATCAAAGAGGAAAAGATACAGAAGAATTGTCAACTTGGCACCAAAGTTTAATCTACCAAGACAGATTGCTGGTAGtacagagggagggaaggaagtcCCAATAAAAGATGATGTTCCCCAAAAAAGTGTTTTGGAAGTGAGGCAGAAGAGCTTTCTACGCAAGGACTGTGGAGAGGAACGTGAACAGGACCGTGCATTGCAGGAATATTCTGCACCTTACAGTGGCACTGAGGCAACCTATTCCTTACCCACCCTGGATGAAGATGCTCTGTTACATGATATTTCTTACATTCACGTGGGACAATCTTCTATGCCAAAATATTCCTGCAGGACTTGTGTAGTTTCCAGGACAAACGAGAAGCAAGCTAGAACTTTTAAGCAACAACAGGTAGTTGATAAAAAAGAGGGCAAGAGTGACCAAGTTTCTTCAGAGGTTACAAATAGCCAACCAGATATTTTGACTTCTGTTAAAGTTGTTTCTGAATATCCAGAAGATTTTAGTATATTGGCAAGCTGTGGTGAAAATGTGCATGAAGCAGATGACCCTGAGCCAGCAGAGGCCTCACAACTTGAAAATAATCAAGATGTGAATATGAAATGTAGTTTTCTGGGACTTCCCTTATCATTAGGATTTGCTTTTCAACTTGTGCAGCTCTTTGGTTCTCCAGGTCTTCCACTGG aatcCTTGTTGCCAGATGATTATATAGTTCCTCTTGACTGGAAAGTTTCAAAGATGATCTATTTACTGTGGAAGACCTCTGTGGAG gaaaaacagaaaacagatggatTGCAGAATGGAAGTGCCTTGGCTG aTGATACTGTTAGTCTTGAAGATAAAAATCACCAAGAGAATCAAGACTCTTCCGAAACACTTCCAGAAATGGAGCTGTTTCAAGGAGTGATAGAGGAGAACATCATGACATACACTAGCACTGGCTGTCTGGATGCTGTGTTTCATCAGTTATGA